A region of Subtercola boreus DNA encodes the following proteins:
- the serA gene encoding phosphoglycerate dehydrogenase yields the protein MSKPVVLIAEELSPATVEALGPDFDVVNVDGTDRPALLSALATADAILVRSATKVDQEAIAAAPKLKVIARAGVGLDNVDIKAATSAGVMVVNAPTSNIISAAELTVGHILSLARHIPAAHSALAQGQWKRSKYTGTEVYEKTVGIIGLGRIGALITARMQAFGTNVVAYDPYITSARAQQLGVTLLTLDELLAQSDFITIHMPKTPETTGMISDEQLALMKPTAYIVNVARGGLIDEDALFRALTSGVIAGAGLDVFVSEPPTDHKLLGLENVVVTPHLGASTDEAQEKAGVSVAKSVRLALSGELVPDAVNVAGGVIDPSVRPGIALVEKLGQVFAGLAGSPLTSVDVVIRGEIAAFDVSVLKLAALKGIFTNVVSETVSYVNAPLLAEQRGVTVRLITDAVSEEYRNVISLTGALSDGSQISVSGTLTGTKQIEKIVEINGYDVEVPFAEHLLVMIYDDRPGIVAVYGKEFGDASINIAGMQIARTAAGGKALSVLTIDSPAPEELIERVRAAIAADVLTEIDITD from the coding sequence GTGTCAAAACCGGTCGTGCTGATCGCAGAAGAACTTTCCCCTGCCACCGTCGAGGCCCTCGGCCCTGACTTCGACGTGGTCAACGTCGACGGCACCGACCGCCCGGCCCTGCTGTCGGCGCTCGCCACGGCAGACGCGATCCTCGTGCGCTCGGCGACCAAGGTCGACCAGGAGGCCATCGCGGCCGCGCCGAAACTGAAGGTCATCGCCCGCGCGGGCGTCGGCCTCGACAACGTCGACATCAAGGCCGCGACCAGTGCCGGTGTGATGGTCGTCAACGCCCCCACGTCGAACATCATCTCGGCCGCCGAACTGACGGTCGGCCACATCCTGAGCCTCGCCCGCCACATTCCCGCGGCGCACAGTGCGCTCGCCCAGGGGCAGTGGAAGCGGTCGAAGTACACCGGCACCGAGGTCTACGAGAAGACGGTCGGCATCATCGGCCTCGGGCGCATCGGCGCGCTCATCACGGCCCGCATGCAGGCGTTCGGCACGAATGTGGTCGCCTACGACCCCTACATCACGTCGGCCCGAGCGCAGCAGCTCGGCGTGACCCTGCTGACTCTGGATGAACTGCTCGCCCAGAGCGACTTCATCACGATCCACATGCCGAAGACGCCCGAGACCACCGGGATGATCTCCGACGAGCAGCTCGCCCTGATGAAGCCGACCGCCTACATCGTGAACGTCGCGCGCGGCGGGCTCATCGACGAAGACGCGCTGTTCCGCGCGCTGACCTCCGGTGTGATCGCGGGTGCCGGTCTCGACGTGTTCGTCAGCGAGCCGCCCACCGACCACAAGCTGCTCGGCCTCGAGAACGTCGTCGTCACGCCTCACCTCGGCGCGTCGACCGACGAGGCGCAGGAGAAGGCGGGCGTCTCTGTCGCCAAGTCCGTGCGTCTCGCGCTCTCGGGTGAGCTGGTTCCGGATGCCGTGAACGTCGCCGGCGGAGTGATCGACCCTTCGGTGCGACCGGGCATCGCACTCGTCGAGAAGCTCGGCCAGGTGTTCGCGGGGCTCGCGGGCAGCCCGCTCACCTCGGTGGACGTCGTCATCCGTGGCGAGATCGCCGCCTTCGACGTGAGCGTGCTGAAGCTCGCCGCACTCAAGGGCATCTTCACCAACGTGGTCAGCGAGACCGTGTCGTACGTGAACGCGCCGTTGCTCGCCGAGCAGCGCGGGGTGACCGTGCGGCTGATCACCGATGCGGTCTCCGAGGAGTACCGCAACGTCATCTCGCTCACAGGCGCCCTGAGCGACGGATCGCAGATCTCGGTCTCGGGCACGCTCACCGGCACCAAGCAGATCGAGAAGATCGTCGAGATCAACGGGTACGACGTCGAGGTTCCGTTCGCGGAGCACCTCCTCGTGATGATCTACGACGACCGCCCCGGCATCGTCGCGGTCTACGGCAAGGAGTTCGGCGACGCATCCATCAACATCGCCGGCATGCAGATCGCCCGCACGGCCGCGGGCGGCAAGGCCCTCAGCGTGCTGACGATCGACTCGCCGGCCCCCGAGGAGCTCATCGAGCGCGTGCGCGCCGCCATCGCGGCCGACGTGCTGACCGAGATCG
- a CDS encoding DoxX family protein, protein MESGTQSVIHLVVTIALAAVFLLMGVNHFVPSSVRTMAAMIPPALRRPGILNPRNLVYLTGLCEVAGGIGLLVPALRLPAAVALVVFLVAVFPANAYAAGQRERFGALAIPLVPRAIGQVVLIALVLFAGLG, encoded by the coding sequence ATGGAATCAGGGACTCAGAGCGTCATACACCTCGTCGTGACGATCGCACTGGCGGCCGTGTTCCTGCTGATGGGGGTGAACCATTTCGTTCCGTCGTCGGTGCGCACGATGGCCGCGATGATCCCGCCGGCGCTGCGGAGGCCGGGCATCCTGAACCCCCGGAACCTCGTGTACCTGACCGGGCTCTGCGAGGTGGCCGGGGGCATCGGGCTGCTGGTGCCCGCGCTGCGGCTGCCGGCGGCGGTGGCGCTGGTCGTTTTCCTGGTGGCGGTGTTCCCGGCGAACGCGTACGCGGCGGGGCAGCGGGAACGGTTCGGGGCGCTGGCGATCCCGCTGGTGCCGCGGGCCATCGGGCAGGTGGTGCTGATCGCGCTGGTGCTGTTCGCCGGGCTGGGCTGA
- the ilvC gene encoding ketol-acid reductoisomerase: protein MTEIFYDADADLSLIQAKKVAVVGYGSQGHAHALNLRDSGVEVVVALKEGSSSKAKAEEAGFQVLSVADATSWADVVVILAPDQHQRGIYKNDIAPNLKPGTALVFGHGFNIRFGYIQAPEGTDILLVAPKGPGHTVRREFEAGRGVPVIVAVEEDASGSAWALAWSYARAIGGLRAGGIKTTFTEETETDLFGEQAVLCGGTSQLVQYGFETLIEAGYQPQIAYFEVLHELKLIVDLMWEGGIAKQRWSISDTAEYGDYVSGPRVITPDVKENMKAVLADIQSGAFAARFIADQDAGAPEFLALREKGAKHPIEETGRELRALFAWKQTDADYTEGSAAR from the coding sequence GTGACTGAAATCTTCTACGACGCAGACGCCGACCTGTCGCTCATCCAGGCGAAGAAGGTGGCCGTCGTCGGTTATGGCTCGCAGGGCCACGCCCACGCGCTGAACCTCCGCGACTCCGGTGTCGAGGTCGTCGTCGCCCTCAAGGAGGGCTCGTCATCCAAGGCCAAGGCTGAAGAGGCCGGCTTCCAGGTGCTCTCCGTCGCCGACGCCACCTCGTGGGCCGACGTCGTCGTGATCCTCGCACCCGACCAGCACCAGCGCGGCATCTACAAGAACGACATCGCCCCGAACCTGAAGCCCGGCACCGCGCTGGTCTTCGGCCACGGCTTCAACATCCGCTTCGGCTACATCCAGGCACCGGAGGGCACCGACATCCTGCTCGTCGCACCCAAGGGCCCGGGCCACACCGTGCGCCGCGAGTTCGAGGCGGGGCGTGGCGTTCCCGTCATCGTCGCCGTCGAAGAGGATGCCTCGGGTTCCGCCTGGGCGCTCGCCTGGTCGTACGCCCGCGCCATCGGTGGCCTCCGCGCCGGCGGCATCAAGACGACGTTCACCGAGGAGACCGAGACCGACCTGTTCGGTGAGCAGGCCGTTCTCTGCGGCGGAACCTCGCAGCTGGTGCAGTACGGCTTTGAGACCCTGATCGAGGCCGGCTACCAGCCGCAGATCGCGTACTTCGAGGTTCTGCACGAGCTGAAGCTCATCGTCGACCTGATGTGGGAGGGTGGCATCGCCAAGCAGCGCTGGAGCATCTCCGACACCGCCGAATACGGCGACTACGTCTCCGGCCCGCGCGTCATCACGCCCGACGTGAAAGAGAACATGAAGGCCGTTCTCGCCGACATCCAGTCCGGTGCGTTCGCCGCCCGCTTCATCGCCGACCAGGACGCCGGAGCCCCCGAGTTCCTCGCCCTCCGCGAGAAGGGTGCGAAGCACCCCATCGAGGAGACCGGCCGCGAGCTCCGCGCGCTCTTCGCCTGGAAGCAGACCGACGCGGACTACACCGAGGGCAGCGCTGCGCGCTGA
- the ilvN gene encoding acetolactate synthase small subunit: MSHVLSLLVEDKPGLLTRVAGLFARRGFNIESLAVGASEIEGLSRITVVVDVEELPLEQVTKQLNKLVNVIKIVELDPNQSVQREHLLIKVKVDNSTRSQVLEAVTLFRARVVDVATDALVIEVTGDSGKTNAFLRVLEPYGIKEMAQSGLLAIGRGSKSITERVYKN; encoded by the coding sequence GTGAGCCACGTCCTGTCCCTGCTTGTCGAAGACAAGCCAGGGTTGCTGACCCGCGTCGCCGGGCTGTTCGCCCGCCGCGGCTTCAACATCGAGTCGCTGGCGGTCGGTGCGAGCGAGATCGAGGGTCTCTCCCGCATCACTGTCGTCGTCGACGTCGAAGAACTGCCGCTCGAGCAGGTCACCAAGCAGCTCAACAAGCTCGTCAATGTGATCAAGATCGTCGAACTCGACCCGAACCAGTCCGTGCAGCGGGAACACCTGCTCATCAAGGTCAAGGTCGACAACTCCACCCGGTCGCAGGTGCTCGAAGCCGTCACGCTGTTCCGTGCGCGGGTCGTGGATGTCGCGACCGACGCCCTCGTCATCGAGGTCACCGGCGACAGCGGCAAGACGAACGCGTTCCTCCGGGTGCTCGAGCCGTACGGCATCAAGGAGATGGCCCAGTCGGGCCTCCTCGCGATCGGCCGTGGCAGCAAGTCGATCACCGAGCGCGTCTACAAAAATTGA
- a CDS encoding acetolactate synthase large subunit yields MSTESLPVPSSLRSPARPPASQPAPEILTGSGAILRSLEKLGVKDVFGLPGGAIIPFYDELMASTAIRHILVRHEQGAGHAAEGYASSTGKVGVAIATSGPGATNLVTAIADAYMDSVPTLFITGQIFSHLIGTDGFQEVDIVGITMPITKHSFLVRRAEDIPETLAAAYLIASTGRPGPVLVDITKDAQQNSAPFVWPSKVELPGYRPVLKAHGKQIQAAAALLAVAKRPVFYVGGGVIRASASAELLKLAELTGAPVVTTLMARGAFPDSHPQALGMPGMHGTVPAVLALQESDLLISLGARFDDRVTGKVSEFAPGAKVVHVDIDPAEISKIRLADVPIVGDARDVIIDLTAAYADAVATAAEVGAGDPDISEWWARLNDLKVQYPLGYDEPDDGLLAPQYVIERIGQITGPEGVFASGVGQHQMWAAQFIKYERPNAWLNSGGAGTMGYGVPAAMGAKVANPDRTVWAIDGDGCFQMTNQELATCTINNIPIKVAIINNSSLGMVRQWQSLFYDGRHSFTDLNTGDGTVMIPDFVKLADAYGALGIRVTKKEDVDAAIKLAIETNDRPVVIDFVVSRDSMVWPMVPQGVGNSSVQYAREHAPEWEEE; encoded by the coding sequence ATGTCCACGGAATCACTTCCCGTGCCGTCCAGCCTCCGCTCGCCTGCGAGGCCGCCGGCGTCGCAACCCGCCCCCGAGATCCTCACCGGCTCGGGCGCCATCCTCCGCTCGCTCGAGAAGCTGGGGGTGAAAGACGTCTTCGGACTGCCGGGCGGGGCGATCATCCCGTTCTACGACGAGCTGATGGCGTCGACCGCCATCCGTCACATCCTCGTGCGCCACGAGCAGGGTGCCGGCCACGCCGCCGAGGGGTACGCCTCCTCGACCGGAAAGGTCGGCGTCGCCATCGCGACCTCGGGCCCCGGCGCCACGAACCTCGTGACCGCGATCGCCGACGCCTACATGGACTCGGTTCCGACCCTGTTCATCACCGGCCAGATCTTCTCGCACCTGATCGGCACCGACGGCTTCCAGGAGGTCGACATCGTCGGCATCACGATGCCGATCACGAAGCACTCCTTCCTCGTGCGCCGGGCGGAGGACATCCCCGAGACCCTCGCCGCGGCCTACCTCATCGCCTCGACCGGCCGCCCCGGCCCCGTGCTCGTCGACATCACAAAAGACGCGCAGCAGAACTCCGCGCCGTTCGTCTGGCCGTCGAAGGTCGAGCTGCCCGGATACCGCCCCGTGCTGAAGGCGCACGGCAAGCAGATCCAGGCCGCCGCCGCGCTCCTGGCGGTTGCGAAGCGCCCCGTGTTCTACGTCGGAGGCGGAGTGATCCGGGCATCCGCATCGGCAGAACTGCTGAAGCTCGCCGAACTCACCGGTGCGCCGGTCGTCACCACGCTGATGGCGCGGGGGGCGTTCCCCGACTCGCACCCGCAGGCGCTCGGGATGCCCGGCATGCACGGCACCGTTCCCGCGGTGCTGGCGCTCCAGGAGAGCGACCTGCTGATCTCGCTCGGAGCGCGGTTCGACGACCGTGTCACCGGCAAGGTGAGCGAGTTCGCGCCGGGCGCCAAGGTTGTGCACGTCGACATCGACCCTGCGGAGATCTCCAAGATCCGTCTCGCCGACGTGCCGATCGTGGGTGACGCCCGCGACGTGATCATCGACCTCACGGCCGCCTACGCCGACGCCGTTGCGACCGCCGCCGAGGTGGGTGCCGGCGATCCGGACATCTCCGAGTGGTGGGCACGCCTCAACGACCTGAAGGTGCAGTACCCGCTCGGCTACGACGAGCCCGACGACGGCCTGCTCGCACCGCAGTACGTCATCGAGCGCATCGGCCAGATCACCGGGCCGGAGGGTGTCTTCGCCTCGGGCGTCGGGCAGCACCAGATGTGGGCGGCTCAGTTCATCAAATACGAACGCCCCAACGCCTGGCTGAACTCGGGCGGTGCCGGCACGATGGGCTACGGCGTGCCCGCGGCCATGGGTGCCAAGGTCGCGAACCCCGACCGCACGGTCTGGGCGATCGACGGCGACGGCTGCTTCCAGATGACCAACCAGGAACTCGCGACCTGCACGATCAACAACATCCCGATCAAGGTCGCGATCATCAACAACTCCTCGCTCGGCATGGTGCGCCAGTGGCAGTCCCTCTTCTACGACGGCCGCCACTCGTTCACCGACCTGAACACGGGCGACGGCACCGTCATGATCCCGGACTTCGTGAAGCTGGCCGACGCCTACGGTGCCCTCGGCATCCGGGTCACGAAGAAAGAAGATGTCGACGCAGCGATCAAGCTGGCGATCGAGACCAACGACCGGCCTGTGGTCATCGACTTCGTGGTCAGCCGCGACTCGATGGTCTGGCCGATGGTTCCCCAGGGAGTCGGCAACTCGTCGGTGCAGTACGCCCGCGAGCACGCCCCCGAGTGGGAAGAGGAGTAG
- the ilvD gene encoding dihydroxy-acid dehydratase has protein sequence MPEIDMKPRSRVVTDGIEATTSRGMLRAVGMGDADWDKPQIGIASSWNEITPCNLSLDRLAQASKEGVHSGGGYPLQFGTISVSDGISMGHEGMHFSLVSREVIADSVETVMQAERLDGSVLLAGCDKSLPGMLMAAARLDLASVFLYAGSIAPGWVKLSDGTEKDITIIDSFEAVGGVKAGTMSVEDAKRIECAFAPGEGACGGMYTANTMASVAEALGMSLPGSASPASADRRRDYFAHRSGEAVVNMLRLGITTRDILTKDAFENAIAVAMALGGSTNVILHLLAIAYEAEVDLTIDDFNRIGDTIPHLADMKPFGQYVMNDLDRRGGLPVLMKALLDAGLLHGDALTVTGKTLAENLAEIDPPALDGKVLRTLDNPIHPTGGLTVLKGTLAPEGGVVKTAGFDASVFEGPAKVFERERAAMDALTNGEIQHGDVVVIRYEGPKGGPGMREMLAITAAIKGAGLGKDVLLLTDGRFSGGTTGLCIGHIAPEAVDAGPIAFVRDGDLIRVDIAARSLDLLVEPAELAARRDGWAPLPPRYTRGVLAKYSKLVHSAAEGAITG, from the coding sequence ATGCCCGAAATAGACATGAAGCCGCGTTCGCGCGTCGTCACCGACGGAATCGAAGCCACAACCTCACGCGGAATGCTCCGTGCGGTCGGCATGGGCGACGCCGACTGGGACAAGCCGCAGATCGGCATTGCGAGCTCATGGAACGAGATCACCCCCTGCAACCTGTCCCTCGACAGGCTGGCCCAGGCCTCGAAGGAGGGTGTGCACTCGGGTGGCGGCTACCCCCTGCAGTTCGGCACCATCTCCGTCTCCGACGGCATCTCGATGGGCCATGAGGGCATGCACTTCTCGCTCGTCTCGCGCGAGGTCATCGCCGACAGCGTCGAGACCGTCATGCAGGCCGAGCGCCTCGACGGCTCCGTGCTGCTGGCCGGCTGCGACAAGTCGCTGCCCGGCATGCTGATGGCCGCTGCCCGCCTCGACCTGGCCAGCGTGTTCCTCTACGCGGGCTCGATCGCGCCGGGCTGGGTGAAGCTCAGCGACGGTACCGAGAAGGACATCACGATCATCGACTCGTTCGAGGCGGTCGGCGGTGTCAAGGCCGGCACGATGAGCGTCGAGGACGCCAAGCGCATCGAGTGCGCCTTCGCCCCGGGCGAGGGCGCCTGCGGCGGCATGTACACCGCCAACACGATGGCCTCCGTGGCCGAGGCGCTCGGCATGAGCCTGCCCGGTTCGGCCTCCCCGGCCAGCGCCGACCGCCGCCGCGACTACTTCGCTCACCGTTCGGGTGAGGCCGTCGTGAACATGCTGCGCCTCGGCATCACCACCCGCGACATCCTCACCAAAGACGCGTTCGAGAACGCCATCGCCGTCGCCATGGCCCTCGGCGGATCGACCAACGTCATCCTGCACCTGCTCGCGATCGCCTACGAGGCCGAGGTCGACCTGACGATCGACGACTTCAACCGCATCGGCGACACCATCCCGCACCTCGCCGACATGAAGCCGTTCGGTCAGTACGTGATGAACGACCTCGACCGGCGCGGCGGCCTGCCGGTGCTGATGAAGGCGCTGCTGGATGCCGGACTGCTGCACGGCGATGCGCTCACGGTCACGGGCAAGACCCTCGCCGAGAACCTCGCGGAGATCGACCCGCCCGCACTCGACGGCAAGGTGCTCCGCACGCTCGACAATCCGATCCACCCGACCGGCGGCCTCACCGTGCTGAAGGGCACGCTCGCACCCGAGGGCGGCGTCGTGAAGACGGCGGGCTTCGACGCTTCGGTGTTCGAGGGCCCTGCGAAGGTCTTCGAGCGGGAGCGCGCGGCGATGGATGCCCTCACCAACGGTGAGATCCAGCACGGCGACGTGGTCGTCATCCGCTACGAAGGCCCGAAGGGTGGGCCCGGCATGCGGGAGATGCTCGCGATCACCGCGGCCATCAAGGGCGCCGGGCTCGGCAAAGATGTACTACTCTTGACAGACGGCAGATTCTCAGGCGGCACAACCGGCCTGTGTATCGGCCACATAGCACCCGAAGCGGTCGACGCAGGTCCGATCGCCTTCGTGCGCGATGGTGATCTGATTCGGGTCGATATCGCAGCTCGCTCGCTCGACCTACTCGTCGAACCCGCTGAGCTCGCAGCCCGCCGTGACGGCTGGGCTCCGCTCCCCCCGCGCTATACCCGTGGCGTCCTGGCCAAATACTCGAAGCTCGTGCACTCTGCTGCAGAAGGCGCGATCACCGGGTAG
- a CDS encoding MauE/DoxX family redox-associated membrane protein, producing the protein MDPGALAALPVVLAGVLLLSGVLKIGDRTNTAASMVDLRVPFAGRLGWFAAWQPWLEIALGVALLALPGWGALAAGWVAALFFAALTVLVWRAALRPDDVHCNCFGARSREPVGWMTVLRNLALTAAAVLVALGVSGTDGFVAEVRGLDRQSVTWLVTLTAGAAAFALLWFRGHSPAGQPRRASGADDATGPDATGFDASDEELVTPEGEVRRIRHLSDGRALLLLFVQADCHPCSLVLGRLPEWTATLEPAVAVRIATSATPRELRDAHPEVAAEAFYGARGLRRALGIDLLPAAVLLGTDLTVAAGPVLGPDEIEALVDGIGEALAQNG; encoded by the coding sequence ATGGATCCCGGTGCGCTCGCAGCTCTGCCGGTGGTGCTCGCCGGGGTGCTGCTGCTGAGTGGTGTTCTGAAGATCGGTGATCGCACGAACACTGCGGCCAGCATGGTCGACCTGCGGGTGCCGTTCGCAGGCCGGCTGGGCTGGTTCGCCGCCTGGCAGCCCTGGCTCGAGATCGCTCTCGGAGTGGCGCTGCTCGCCCTGCCGGGCTGGGGGGCACTGGCCGCCGGCTGGGTCGCCGCCCTGTTCTTCGCCGCCCTCACCGTGCTCGTCTGGCGCGCAGCGCTCCGACCCGACGACGTGCACTGCAACTGTTTCGGCGCCCGGAGCCGGGAGCCGGTCGGCTGGATGACCGTGCTCCGCAACCTCGCGCTGACCGCTGCAGCGGTGCTCGTCGCCCTCGGCGTCAGCGGGACCGACGGTTTCGTCGCCGAGGTCAGGGGGCTCGACCGGCAGTCGGTCACCTGGCTGGTCACCCTCACGGCGGGGGCCGCGGCGTTCGCGCTGCTCTGGTTCCGCGGGCATTCCCCGGCCGGGCAGCCCCGCCGGGCATCCGGAGCCGACGACGCCACGGGACCCGACGCCACCGGCTTCGACGCCTCCGACGAAGAGCTCGTCACCCCTGAGGGGGAGGTCCGGCGCATCCGGCACCTGTCCGACGGCCGCGCCCTGCTGCTGCTCTTCGTGCAGGCGGACTGCCACCCCTGCAGCCTCGTGCTGGGCCGCCTCCCGGAGTGGACGGCCACGCTCGAACCCGCGGTGGCGGTGCGGATCGCGACCTCGGCCACGCCCCGGGAACTCCGGGACGCCCACCCGGAGGTTGCCGCCGAAGCCTTCTACGGGGCACGCGGCCTCCGCCGGGCGCTCGGCATCGACCTGCTTCCCGCCGCGGTGCTGCTCGGCACCGATCTGACGGTCGCCGCGGGCCCTGTGCTCGGGCCCGACGAGATCGAAGCCCTGGTCGACGGCATCGGTGAGGCCCTGGCGCAGAACGGCTAG
- the otsB gene encoding trehalose-phosphatase yields MSDILDEVDEAQALVAKLTELAATEQLLVALDFDGTLAPEVDDPQHARALPEARAAVLKLLALPGTRVALISGRAMDSLEHVANLPDSVLLVGSHGVEFRLDTPDATVNLDTAELEQVDVLSELLEDVAAGLDQVWIEPKPAGFALHTRLATERDSRIAHLQALSETRAEIAGLTVREGKNVLEFSVRSATKGEALLHLKEYAKATAVLYAGDDVTDEDAFAVLGSRDVGLKSGPGKTIAEFRVADPREVAGVLALLADLRSKA; encoded by the coding sequence GTGAGCGACATCCTCGACGAGGTCGACGAAGCCCAGGCGCTGGTCGCGAAGCTGACAGAGCTCGCCGCCACGGAACAGTTGCTCGTCGCGCTCGACTTCGACGGCACGCTCGCTCCCGAAGTGGATGATCCCCAGCACGCCCGCGCGCTGCCGGAGGCCCGTGCCGCCGTGCTGAAGCTCCTCGCCCTGCCCGGCACGCGGGTCGCCCTCATCTCGGGCCGCGCCATGGACAGCCTCGAACACGTCGCGAACCTGCCGGACTCCGTGCTGCTGGTCGGCTCGCACGGCGTCGAGTTCCGGCTCGACACCCCTGACGCGACCGTGAACCTCGACACGGCGGAGCTCGAGCAGGTCGACGTTCTGAGCGAACTCCTGGAGGATGTCGCGGCCGGGCTCGACCAGGTCTGGATCGAGCCGAAGCCGGCCGGGTTCGCCCTGCACACCCGGCTCGCGACGGAACGGGATTCGCGGATCGCCCACCTGCAGGCCCTCAGCGAGACCCGCGCGGAGATCGCCGGGCTGACGGTGCGCGAGGGCAAGAACGTGCTCGAGTTCTCCGTGCGCAGTGCCACGAAGGGCGAGGCGCTCCTGCACCTGAAGGAGTACGCGAAGGCAACGGCAGTGTTGTACGCGGGCGACGACGTGACCGATGAGGATGCGTTCGCCGTGCTGGGCTCCCGCGACGTCGGGCTGAAGAGCGGCCCCGGCAAGACCATCGCCGAGTTCCGGGTGGCGGATCCGCGCGAGGTCGCCGGGGTGCTGGCGCTGCTGGCGGACCTCCGTTCGAAGGCCTGA
- a CDS encoding alpha,alpha-trehalose-phosphate synthase (UDP-forming), whose protein sequence is MSSKPSTGQYDLVVVSNRLPVDKVIADDGSESWRGSPGGLVTALEPIMRASEGAWVGWAGVPDDRSEPFEHDGISIVPVALSAEEVELYYEGFSNDTLWPLYHDVIAPPTYHRDWWDSYLEVNQRFADSAAANAAQGATVWVQDYQLQLVPKMLREIRPDLVIGFFNHIPFPAYGIFSQLPWRTQIIEGLLGADVIGFQRVADAGNFSRAVRRLLGFTTKGTTIEVPIEDAAEVDGRPHRTRVSRRGQQVRTVTARAFPISIDTESFIELAHRPDIQARAAEIRHELGDPDVVMLGVDRLDYTKGIGHRLKAYGELLEDGKIDVGHASLIQVASPSRERVKTYMQLRDEIELTVGRINGDFSTISHSAISYLHQGRPREEMAALYLAADIMLVTALRDGMNLVAKEYVASRFDNDGVLVLSEFAGAADELKQALLVNPHDIEGLKEAIVRAIAMPQSERSRRMRALRKRVIEYDVARWSKSFLDELAALTHAQSANEASEAADAQAEPEAQAAPVDTEAGDPQQ, encoded by the coding sequence ATGTCTTCGAAACCGAGTACAGGCCAGTACGACCTTGTTGTCGTCTCCAACAGACTCCCGGTCGACAAGGTGATCGCCGACGACGGTTCCGAGAGCTGGCGCGGGTCGCCGGGTGGCCTCGTGACGGCACTCGAACCGATCATGCGGGCGAGCGAGGGCGCCTGGGTCGGCTGGGCCGGGGTTCCGGATGATCGTTCCGAGCCATTCGAGCACGACGGTATCTCGATCGTTCCGGTTGCGCTCAGCGCCGAGGAGGTCGAGCTCTACTACGAGGGTTTTTCGAACGACACGCTCTGGCCGCTCTACCACGACGTGATCGCGCCTCCCACGTACCACCGGGACTGGTGGGACTCGTACCTCGAGGTGAACCAGCGCTTCGCCGACTCGGCGGCGGCGAACGCAGCCCAGGGTGCGACGGTCTGGGTGCAGGACTATCAGCTGCAGCTGGTTCCGAAGATGCTCCGGGAGATCAGGCCAGACCTCGTCATCGGCTTCTTCAACCACATTCCGTTTCCGGCATATGGCATCTTCTCGCAGCTGCCGTGGCGCACACAGATCATCGAAGGCCTGCTCGGCGCTGACGTGATCGGCTTCCAGCGGGTGGCGGATGCCGGCAACTTCAGCCGCGCGGTGCGCCGGCTCCTCGGGTTCACCACCAAGGGCACCACCATCGAGGTTCCGATCGAGGATGCCGCCGAGGTCGACGGCCGACCGCACCGCACCCGGGTCTCCCGCCGCGGACAGCAGGTGCGCACCGTGACGGCCCGCGCCTTCCCGATCTCCATCGACACCGAGAGCTTCATCGAGCTCGCCCATCGGCCCGACATCCAGGCCCGCGCCGCGGAGATCCGGCACGAGCTCGGCGACCCCGATGTCGTCATGCTCGGCGTCGACCGGCTGGACTACACGAAGGGCATCGGCCACCGGCTGAAGGCGTACGGCGAACTGCTCGAAGACGGCAAGATCGACGTCGGGCATGCCAGCCTGATCCAGGTTGCGAGCCCGAGCCGCGAACGCGTCAAGACGTACATGCAGCTCCGCGACGAGATCGAGCTCACGGTCGGCCGCATCAACGGCGACTTCTCGACCATCAGCCACTCGGCGATCAGCTACCTGCACCAGGGTCGCCCGCGCGAGGAGATGGCGGCTCTCTACCTCGCGGCCGACATCATGCTCGTGACGGCCCTCCGCGACGGCATGAACCTGGTCGCCAAGGAGTACGTCGCCTCCCGCTTCGACAACGATGGCGTGCTGGTGCTCAGCGAGTTCGCGGGAGCTGCCGATGAACTCAAACAGGCGCTGCTCGTCAACCCGCACGACATCGAGGGTCTGAAAGAAGCCATCGTGCGGGCGATCGCGATGCCGCAGAGCGAGCGTTCGCGCCGCATGCGGGCCCTCCGCAAGCGCGTGATCGAATATGACGTCGCGCGCTGGTCGAAGTCGTTCCTCGACGAACTGGCCGCCCTGACGCACGCCCAGAGTGCGAATGAAGCGTCGGAGGCGGCAGATGCGCAGGCCGAGCCGGAGGCGCAGGCCGCGCCGGTCGACACCGAGGCCGGTGACCCGCAGCAGTGA